The following are encoded together in the Ursus arctos isolate Adak ecotype North America unplaced genomic scaffold, UrsArc2.0 scaffold_48, whole genome shotgun sequence genome:
- the LOC125282195 gene encoding ral guanine nucleotide dissociation stimulator-like isoform X3 has translation MEICQGTKPHRQPPHVKPNPLTRGGERPTRQSSLNSQAAGPSPRRQTGRTGPGPAVQQVNAHPRHSTGVRLPPTSLPAPGLLPVAEPEKGPSMELEATPALHRPSPAVSEPASPPSAVAELEHMLPSSPCVPGAELQSAGPSAFPGIFTPALTIDIEPTVTPDGSCCVTPKNQLGEEKPDLLDFPSRLVTEQLTYMDTELFKKLLPHQCLDSVWSKRNKPGNEHLAPTVRATVAQFNGVAKCVITTCLGNPSMTARDRAMVVEHWIKVAKACQILQNYYSLNAIVSALQTVSIYHLKKTWEKVSRSNHLINLPPWRWPSREPRRRGCRRT, from the exons ATGGAAATCTGCCAGGGAACAAAGCCACACAGACAACCTCCTCACGTTAAACCCAaccccctgacaaggggtggtGAAAGGCCAACCAGGCAGAGCAGCCTGAACAgccaagcagcaggcccctcccccagaagacagaccggaagaacag gtcctgggccagcagttcaacaGGTGAATGCCCACCCCAGGCACAGCACAGGAGTGAGACTCCCACCTACTAGCT tgccagctccagggctccttccagttgCAGAGCCAGAAAAAGGGCCTTCTATGGAGCTAGAGGCAACCCCAGCTCTGCATCGACCATCACCTgcagtgtcagagccagcctcccctccatcaGCTGTTGCAGAACTGGAACACATGCTCCCATCATCtccatgtgtgccgggtgctgagctgcagtcagctggaccaTCAGCCTTCCCAGGAATTTTCACTCCAGCTCTGACAATAGACATAGAGCCCACTGTGACCCCAGATGGTTcctgctgtgtcaccccaaagaaccagctgggtgaggagaagcctgacctcctggacttcccttccAGGCTTGTGACAGAGCAACTCACATATATGGATACG gagctgttcaagaagctgctgccccatcagtgcctggactccgtctggtccaagcgcaataagcctggcaatgagcacctggcacccacagtccgggccactgtcgcccagttcaacggtgtggccaagtgtgtcatcaccacctgccttggcaacccaagcatgacagcccgggacagggccatggtggtggagcactggatcaaggtggccaag gcctgtcaaatccTGCAGAACTACTACTCCCTGAATGCCATCGTCTCGGCTCTGCAGACTGTCTCAATATACCACCTCAAGAAGACATGGGAGAAAGTTTCCAG GAGCAACCATCTAATAAATCTGCCACCCTGGAGATGGCCCTCCAGAGAGCCTagaagaagaggctgcagaagaacgtga
- the LOC125282195 gene encoding ral guanine nucleotide dissociation stimulator-like isoform X1: MEICQGTKPHRQPPHVKPNPLTRGGERPTRQSSLNSQAAGPSPRRQTGRTGPGPAVQQVNAHPRHSTGVRLPPTSLPAPGLLPVAEPEKGPSMELEATPALHRPSPAVSEPASPPSAVAELEHMLPSSPCVPGAELQSAGPSAFPGIFTPALTIDIEPTVTPDGSCCVTPKNQLGEEKPDLLDFPSRLVTEQLTYMDTELFKKLLPHQCLDSVWSKRNKPGNEHLAPTVRATVAQFNGVAKCVITTCLGNPSMTARDRAMVVEHWIKVAKACQILQNYYSLNAIVSALQTVSIYHLKKTWEKVSRSNHLINLPPWRWPSREPRRRGCRRTGMRSTTRKEIRNTKS; encoded by the exons ATGGAAATCTGCCAGGGAACAAAGCCACACAGACAACCTCCTCACGTTAAACCCAaccccctgacaaggggtggtGAAAGGCCAACCAGGCAGAGCAGCCTGAACAgccaagcagcaggcccctcccccagaagacagaccggaagaacag gtcctgggccagcagttcaacaGGTGAATGCCCACCCCAGGCACAGCACAGGAGTGAGACTCCCACCTACTAGCT tgccagctccagggctccttccagttgCAGAGCCAGAAAAAGGGCCTTCTATGGAGCTAGAGGCAACCCCAGCTCTGCATCGACCATCACCTgcagtgtcagagccagcctcccctccatcaGCTGTTGCAGAACTGGAACACATGCTCCCATCATCtccatgtgtgccgggtgctgagctgcagtcagctggaccaTCAGCCTTCCCAGGAATTTTCACTCCAGCTCTGACAATAGACATAGAGCCCACTGTGACCCCAGATGGTTcctgctgtgtcaccccaaagaaccagctgggtgaggagaagcctgacctcctggacttcccttccAGGCTTGTGACAGAGCAACTCACATATATGGATACG gagctgttcaagaagctgctgccccatcagtgcctggactccgtctggtccaagcgcaataagcctggcaatgagcacctggcacccacagtccgggccactgtcgcccagttcaacggtgtggccaagtgtgtcatcaccacctgccttggcaacccaagcatgacagcccgggacagggccatggtggtggagcactggatcaaggtggccaag gcctgtcaaatccTGCAGAACTACTACTCCCTGAATGCCATCGTCTCGGCTCTGCAGACTGTCTCAATATACCACCTCAAGAAGACATGGGAGAAAGTTTCCAG GAGCAACCATCTAATAAATCTGCCACCCTGGAGATGGCCCTCCAGAGAGCCTagaagaagaggctgcagaagaac gggaatgagatcaaccaccagaaaagaaataag gaataccaagtcatga
- the LOC125282195 gene encoding ral guanine nucleotide dissociation stimulator-like isoform X4, with protein MEICQGTKPHRQPPHVKPNPLTRGGERPTRQSSLNSQAAGPSPRRQTGRTVPAPGLLPVAEPEKGPSMELEATPALHRPSPAVSEPASPPSAVAELEHMLPSSPCVPGAELQSAGPSAFPGIFTPALTIDIEPTVTPDGSCCVTPKNQLGEEKPDLLDFPSRLVTEQLTYMDTELFKKLLPHQCLDSVWSKRNKPGNEHLAPTVRATVAQFNGVAKCVITTCLGNPSMTARDRAMVVEHWIKVAKACQILQNYYSLNAIVSALQTVSIYHLKKTWEKVSRSNHLINLPPWRWPSREPRRRGCRRTGMRSTTRKEIRNTKS; from the exons ATGGAAATCTGCCAGGGAACAAAGCCACACAGACAACCTCCTCACGTTAAACCCAaccccctgacaaggggtggtGAAAGGCCAACCAGGCAGAGCAGCCTGAACAgccaagcagcaggcccctcccccagaagacagaccggaagaacag tgccagctccagggctccttccagttgCAGAGCCAGAAAAAGGGCCTTCTATGGAGCTAGAGGCAACCCCAGCTCTGCATCGACCATCACCTgcagtgtcagagccagcctcccctccatcaGCTGTTGCAGAACTGGAACACATGCTCCCATCATCtccatgtgtgccgggtgctgagctgcagtcagctggaccaTCAGCCTTCCCAGGAATTTTCACTCCAGCTCTGACAATAGACATAGAGCCCACTGTGACCCCAGATGGTTcctgctgtgtcaccccaaagaaccagctgggtgaggagaagcctgacctcctggacttcccttccAGGCTTGTGACAGAGCAACTCACATATATGGATACG gagctgttcaagaagctgctgccccatcagtgcctggactccgtctggtccaagcgcaataagcctggcaatgagcacctggcacccacagtccgggccactgtcgcccagttcaacggtgtggccaagtgtgtcatcaccacctgccttggcaacccaagcatgacagcccgggacagggccatggtggtggagcactggatcaaggtggccaag gcctgtcaaatccTGCAGAACTACTACTCCCTGAATGCCATCGTCTCGGCTCTGCAGACTGTCTCAATATACCACCTCAAGAAGACATGGGAGAAAGTTTCCAG GAGCAACCATCTAATAAATCTGCCACCCTGGAGATGGCCCTCCAGAGAGCCTagaagaagaggctgcagaagaac gggaatgagatcaaccaccagaaaagaaataag gaataccaagtcatga
- the LOC125282195 gene encoding ral guanine nucleotide dissociation stimulator-like isoform X2, which yields MEICQGTKPHRQPPHVKPNPLTRGGERPTRQSSLNSQAAGPSPRRQTGRTGPGPAVQQVNAHPRHSTGVRLPPTSLPAPGLLPVAEPEKGPSMELEATPALHRPSPAVSEPASPPSAVAELEHMLPSSPCVPGAELQSAGPSAFPGIFTPALTIDIEPTVTPDGSCCVTPKNQLGEEKPDLLDFPSRLVTEQLTYMDTELFKKLLPHQCLDSVWSKRNKPGNEHLAPTVRATVAQFNGVAKCVITTCLGNPSMTARDRAMVVEHWIKVAKACQILQNYYSLNAIVSALQTVSIYHLKKTWEKVSRSNHLINLPPWRWPSREPRRRGCRRTVLSPNLALSSLNW from the exons ATGGAAATCTGCCAGGGAACAAAGCCACACAGACAACCTCCTCACGTTAAACCCAaccccctgacaaggggtggtGAAAGGCCAACCAGGCAGAGCAGCCTGAACAgccaagcagcaggcccctcccccagaagacagaccggaagaacag gtcctgggccagcagttcaacaGGTGAATGCCCACCCCAGGCACAGCACAGGAGTGAGACTCCCACCTACTAGCT tgccagctccagggctccttccagttgCAGAGCCAGAAAAAGGGCCTTCTATGGAGCTAGAGGCAACCCCAGCTCTGCATCGACCATCACCTgcagtgtcagagccagcctcccctccatcaGCTGTTGCAGAACTGGAACACATGCTCCCATCATCtccatgtgtgccgggtgctgagctgcagtcagctggaccaTCAGCCTTCCCAGGAATTTTCACTCCAGCTCTGACAATAGACATAGAGCCCACTGTGACCCCAGATGGTTcctgctgtgtcaccccaaagaaccagctgggtgaggagaagcctgacctcctggacttcccttccAGGCTTGTGACAGAGCAACTCACATATATGGATACG gagctgttcaagaagctgctgccccatcagtgcctggactccgtctggtccaagcgcaataagcctggcaatgagcacctggcacccacagtccgggccactgtcgcccagttcaacggtgtggccaagtgtgtcatcaccacctgccttggcaacccaagcatgacagcccgggacagggccatggtggtggagcactggatcaaggtggccaag gcctgtcaaatccTGCAGAACTACTACTCCCTGAATGCCATCGTCTCGGCTCTGCAGACTGTCTCAATATACCACCTCAAGAAGACATGGGAGAAAGTTTCCAG GAGCAACCATCTAATAAATCTGCCACCCTGGAGATGGCCCTCCAGAGAGCCTagaagaagaggctgcagaagaac ggtgttgtCCCCtaacttggcactttcctcactgaACTGGTGA